One Candida dubliniensis CD36 chromosome 1, complete sequence genomic region harbors:
- a CDS encoding cytochrome C oxidase polypeptide V, mitochondrial precursor, putative (Similar to C. albicans COX5;~Similar to S. cerevisiae COX5) — protein sequence MFMRSLQRAATKANVSSTTSSIIRFNSTVAKSSTTTPRALSNAYIGNLESRWTSLPKQDQQTLIDELKSRMELPWQELTPAEKKAAYYISFGEWGPRTPLYLPGERSQVFWITTGCIVASIVLFFGIRQLANPPPITMNKEWQEQSDDYLKSKNANPFTGYSQVQ from the coding sequence ATGTTTATGAGATCATTACAAAGAGCTGCTACTAAAGCCAACGTCAGTTCTACCACTTCTAGCATTATTAGATTCAACAGTACTGTTGctaaatcatcaactaCTACTCCAAGAGCTTTATCCAATGCTTATATTGGTAATTTAGAATCAAGATGGACTTCATTACCAAAACAAGATCAACAAACTTTAATAGATGAATTAAAATCTAGAATGGAATTACCATGGCAAGAATTAACTCCAGCAGAAAAGAAAGCTGCttattatatttcttttggtgAATGGGGGCCAAGAACTCCATTATATTTACCAGGGGAAAGATCTCAAGTATTTTGGATTACTACTGGTTGTATTGTTGCTTCAATAGTATTATTCTTTGGTATTAGACAATTAGCTAATCCTCCACCAATTACTATGAATAAAGAATGGCAAGAACAATCtgatgattatttgaaatctaAGAATGCTAATCCATTCACTGGTTATTCTCAAGTTCAATAA
- a CDS encoding NADH-ubiquinone oxidoreductase 23 subunit, mitochondrial precursor, putative, whose product MFKQIITSSSTKSSRFLVSSSSPSSLKSIQHNYLSTSSLLLKPTLAATSTSDSPTTEYLTTGGSTHSIPAKGFRLAQPKTWEESHESALSKATKFLFLSEIARGMYICLEMYFRAPYTIYYPFEKGPISPRFRGEHALRRYPSGEERCIACKLCEAICPAQAITIEAEERIDGSRRTYKYDIDMTKCIYCGYCQESCPVDAIVETPNVEYSTATREELLYNKEKLLENGDKWEQELQYCIDADAPYR is encoded by the coding sequence AtgtttaaacaaattataacatcttcatcaactaaatcatcaagatttttggtttcttcttcttctccttcttcCTTAAAATCAATCCAACATAATTATTTATCTACTAGTTCTTTACTTTTAAAACCAACTTTAGCTGCCACTTCCACTTCCGATTCACCAACCACTGAATATTTAACTACTGGAGGTTCTACTCATTCAATTCCTGCTAAAGGGTTTAGACTTGCTCAACCTAAAACTTGGGAAGAATCACATGAAAGTGCATTATCTAAAGcaacaaaatttttatttttaagtGAAATTGCTCGAGGAATGTATATTTGTTTAGAAATGTATTTTAGAGCTCCTTATACTATTTATTATCCATTTGAAAAAGGTCCAATTTCTCCAAGATTTAGAGGTGAACATGCATTAAGAAGATATCCAAGTGGTGAAGAAAGATGTATTGCTTGTAAATTATGTGAAGCTATATGTCCTGCTCAAGCTATTACTATTGAAGCTgaagaaagaattgatGGTAGTAGAAGAACTTATAAatatgatattgatatgaCTAAATGTATTTATTGTGGTTATTGTCAAGAAAGTTGTCCAGTTGATGCAATTGTTGAAACTCCAAATGTTGAATATTCTACTGCTACTAgagaagaattattatataataaagaaaaattattagaaaatgGTGATAAATGGGAACAAGAATTACAATATTGTATTGATGCTGATGCTCCATATCGTTAA
- a CDS encoding 6-phosphofructo-2-kinase 1, putative (Similar to S. cerevisiae PFK26), with product MPPTSTDSTTNSTPSPNTNHNSPDQLHHNSQESIRNLIAANFKQPQPSPSQQQQQCSLEPPHSTSNLHHVSSSNSTQSSDISPTDSGINLRQNRVKSYSISNGALSHSRTANKRVSFSNLHSTNSSQLSLTSSGSSENEIYSDEDEYEAERDNNKNTEQHHHNESSEVLLREPDFKQGKKDVTTTTTTTQEELLLHNSSLSSATNRSIRKKIAKFTAGSMSPSPDELSPTSSSTSLKPKKNKSGYPNPNPYPNPYPYPSRHNFLNHYGGEKLALSKSLDSQLLEPYDSNSSVNSFLPEFNKRPLTDTPIVSTIGSPITREQSYDDYDEDEDENEGDDDDNDDRRNINPIQEEEGGELSTANKTTAATTTPLHKTKNISHLNLSELSHKDKKEGSPDAESLKHSREHAASIAAKQLVGNKQPQPKEEEEEEQEKFPTGTIAAQLLRKSAGISENTGQLSYSVPSRSPPHVLIDESTPITTTTTTSSTTVGSVVTVSSEDGKEKGKGLVMAKDVKDNLLKDLPPYMKEQFEKTPSLEKLKNLLMHKPPPSARKAYTLNIPGQTSSKTSPDGKIASIDVGSKLVIVMVGLPARGKSYITNKLTRYLNWLQHDCRVFNVGNTRRKDKLNAGPENQPLPDKAITPTESRSPQQHDAAFFNPDNKDSTALREKWAMDTLDQLLDYVINGSGSVGIFDATNSTKLRRKRVLKKIQQRSNGELPVLYLESVCNDPSIIESNIRLKLSGPDYKDMDPKLAFNDFVGRLHNYEKAYETIDEEEEKIPGFQYVKMIDVGKKVVSFNIKGFLASQTIYFLLNFNLCERQIWITRHGESQDNLIGRIGGDADLTKRGIKFAQTLTQFMNFQRQEFRKQQLERFSSRLELKYNSLFNEDDVALLDSIPSEPNFCVWTSMLTRAVETGQYFNDQLYSIKELRMLNELGGGKFEGMTYEEIQSKYPKEFASRLKNKLSYRYPGVGGESYLDVLTRLRPLIAEIERTTDHLLIISHRVVSRILLAYFLNLDKSVIGELDVPLHTLYCLESHPYGTDYTMYEYDENLDWFVKAEPEHQKNVKEVGVVFKERKYSVVPTAPPTSKSRAVSFAVNNNTTNNKASDDVRDEIRRRLSMGTSNKPTLSVRDGDDKSITAKHLRDLKNLRKPMGQRKTAADQLC from the coding sequence ATGCCACCAACAAGTACAGATTCTACTACTAATTCCACACCATCACCTAATACCAATCATAATTCACCGGATCAACTTCATCATAATAGTCAAGAATCAATTCGGAATCTAATTGCCGCTAATTTCAAACAGCCACAACCTTCCCCactgcaacaacaacaacaatgtaGTTTAGAACCACCTCATTCTACTTCAAACTTACATCACGTTTCTTCATCCAATTCAACCCAATCAAGTGATATTTCACCAACTGATTCTGGTATCAATTTACGTCAAAATCGGGTTAAATCTTATTCAATTAGTAATGGAGCATTAAGCCATTCAAGAACAGCCAATAAACGGGTATCATTTTCTAATCTTCATTCCACAAATTCTTCCCAATTATCTTTAACAAGTTCAGGAAGTtctgaaaatgaaatttatagcgatgaagatgaatatGAAGCTGAAagagataataataagaatacAGAACAACACCATCACAATGAATCATCAGAAGTACTTCTACGAGAACCTGATTTCAAACAAGGCAAAAAAGAtgttaccaccaccaccaccaccacccaAGAAGAATTGTTATTACACAACTCTTCTTTATCTTCTGCCACTAATCGTTCTATTCGTAAAAAAATTGCCAAATTTACTGCTGGAAGTATGTCACCTTCACCTGATGAATTATCACCAACATCATCAAGTACATCCTTgaaaccaaagaaaaataaatcaggTTATCCTAATCCTAATCCTTATCCTAATCCTTATCCTTATCCTTCTCGTCATAATTTCTTGAATCATTATGGTGGAGAGAAATTGgcattatcaaaatcattagaTTCTCAATTATTAGAACCTTATGATTCTAATAGTTCggttaattcatttttacCCGAATTCAATAAACGTCCATTAACTGATACACCAATTGTTTCTACAATAGGATCCCCCATTACTAGAGAACAATCatatgatgattatgatgaagacgaagatgaaaatgaaggCGATGACGATGATAACGACGATCGAAGAAATATTAATCCCattcaagaagaagaaggtgGAGAATTGAGTACTGCTAATAAGACCACTGccgccaccaccacccCATTACACAAGACAAAAAACATTTctcatttaaatttatcGGAATTATCACATaaagacaaaaaagaaGGTTCACCTGATGCAGAATCACTTAAACATTCAAGAGAACACGCTGCTCTGATTGCTGCTAAACAATTAGTTGGTAAtaaacaaccacaaccaaaagaagaagaggaagaagaacaagaaaaatttcCGACGGGGACAATAGCTGCCCAGTTATTACGTAAATCAGCTGGTATATCTGAAAATACTGGTCAGTTGCTGTATTCAGTTCCATCAAGATCACCTCCACATGTActtattgatgaatcaacccccatcaccaccaccaccaccactagCAGCACCACTGTGGGTTCAGTAGTTACTGTTTCTTCTGAAGATGGGAAAGAAAAGGGGAAAGGTTTAGTAATGGCTAAAGATGTTaaagataatttattaaaagattTACCACCATATATGAAagaacaatttgaaaaaactcCATCacttgaaaaattaaagaatttattaatgcataaaccaccaccatcagCTAGAAAAGCTTATACTTTAAATATTCCTGGTCAAACATCTTCCAAGACTTCACCTGATGGGAAAATTGCTTCAATTGATGTTGGATCGAAATTAGTTATTGTTATGGTTGGATTACCTGCAAGAGGGAAATCTTATATTACCAATAAATTAACTAGATATCTTAATTGGTTACAACATGATTGTCGAGTTTTCAATGTTGGTAATACTAGAAGaaaagataaattaaatgcTGGACCAGAAAATCAACCATTACCAGATAAAGCCATTACTCCAACTGAATCAAGATCACCTCAACAACATGATGCTGCATTTTTCAATCCTGATAATAAAGATAGTACTGCATTAAGAGAAAAATGGGCTATGGATACTTTGGatcaattattagattATGTTATTAATGGTAGTGGATCAGTAGGGATTTTTGATGCAACAAATTCTACTAAATTAAGACGGAAACGagtattgaaaaaaattcaacaacGATCAAATGGAGAATTACCAGTATTATATTTGGAAAGTGTTTGTAATGATCCTAgtattattgaatcaaatattcGATTGAAATTAAGTGGACCTGATTATAAAGATATGGATCCTAAATTAGcttttaatgattttgttgGACGATTACATAATTATGAAAAAGCTTATGAAactattgatgaagaagaagaaaaaattccTGGATTTCAATATGTTAAAATGATTGATGTTGGGAAAAAAGTTGTTAgttttaatattaaagGTTTTTTAGCATCacaaacaatttattttttattaaatttcaatttatgtGAAAGACAAATTTGGATTACTCGTCATGGAGAAAGTCaagataatttaattggtaGAATTGGTGGTGATGCCGATTTAACTAAACGAGGAATTAAATTTGCTCAAACTTTAACTCAATTTATGAATTTCCAACGACAAGAATTTcggaaacaacaattggaaaGATTTTCTAGTCGattagaattaaaatataattctctttttaatgaagatgatgttGCCTTATTAGATTCAATACCAAGTGAACCGAATTTTTGTGTTTGGACATCAATGCTTACTAGAGCAGTTGAAACAGGACAATATTTTAatgatcaattatattCTATAAAAGAATTAAGAATGTTGAATGAATTAGGTGGAGGGAAATTTGAAGGAATGACATATGAAGAAATTCAATCGAAATACCCTAAAGAATTTGCTAGtagattgaaaaataaattaagtTATCGATATCCTGGAGTTGGTGGTGAATCATATTTAGATGTTTTAACTCGTTTAAGACCATTAATTgctgaaattgaaagaacTACTgatcatttattaataatatctcATCGAGTAGtttcaagaattttattagcatattttttaaatcttGATAAATCAGTTATTGGAGAATTAGATGTTCCATTACATACTTTATATTGCTTAGAACTGCATCCTTATGGTACTGATTATACCATGTATGAATATGATGAAAATTTGGATTGGTTTGTTAAAGCTGAACCAGAACATCAAAAGAATGTTAAAGAAGTTGGAGTAGTATTCAAAGAACGGAAATATTCTGTGGTTCCAACTGCTCCACCAACTTCAAAATCTCGAGCTGTAAGTTTTGCCGTTAATAATAACACAACGAACAATAAAGCTAGTGATGATGTAAGAGATgaaattagaagaagattatCAATGGGGACATCAAATAAACCAACATTACTGGTTCGTGACGgtgatgataaatcaatcaCTGCTAAACATTTACgagatttgaaaaatttaagGAAACCAATGGGACAACGGAAAACTGCTGCTGATCAATTATGCTAG
- a CDS encoding glucose-6-phosphate 1-dehydrogenas, putative (Similar to S. cerevisiae ZWF1;~Similar to C. albicans ZWF1), translated as MSFDSFGDYATIVVFGASGDLAKKKTFPALFGLFREKQLPSTVQIIGYARSHLEDEEFKQRISEHFKGGDDKIKQDFLKLVSYISGPYDTDEGYKKLESRCQEYEQKNNQISERLFYLALPPSVFTTVCEKVKKNVYPPKEGKLRIIIEKPFGRDLDTYRAMQKEISPLFTEDEIYRIDHYLGKEMVKNLLVLRFGNELFSGVWNNKHISSIQVSFKEAFGTEGRGGYFDTIGIIRDVMQNHLLQVLTLLTMERPVSFDPEAVRDEKVKVLKAFDNIDVNDVILGQYTKSEDGTKPGYLDDKTVNPDSKAVTYAAFRVNIHNERWDGVPIVLRAGKALDESKVEIRIQFKPVAKGMFKEIQRNELVIRIQPNEAIYLKINSKIPGISTETSLTDLDLTYATRYSKDFWIPEAYEALIRDCYLGNHSNFVRDDELDVSWKLFTPLLKAVEDPANKIELQYYPYGSKGPKDLRKYLKDHGYIFSDPGTYQWPLTSPNVKGKI; from the coding sequence atgtcatttgattcatttggAGATTATGCTaccattgttgtttttggtgCATCAGGGGATTTagctaaaaagaaaactttcCCAGCATTATTTGGATTATTTAGAGAAAAACAATTACCATCAACAGTTCAAATCATTGGTTATGCTAGATCTCATttagaagatgaagaatttaaacaaaGAATTTCTGAACATTTTAAAggtggtgatgataaaatcaaacaagaTTTTTTAAAACTTGTTTCATATATTAGTGGACCTTATGATACTGATGAAGGttataaaaaattagaatCAAGATGTCAAGAATATgaacaaaagaataatcaaatatctgaaagattattttatttggCTTTACCACCATCTGTATTCACTACTGTTTGTGaaaaagttaaaaaaaatgtttatCCACCTAAAGAAGGTAAActtagaattattattgaaaaaccTTTTGGACGTGATTTAGATACTTATCGTGCTatgcaaaaagaaatttctcCATTATTTactgaagatgaaatttATAGAATTGATCATTATTTAGGTAAAGAAAtggtgaaaaatttattagtattaaGATTTggtaatgaattatttagTGGAGTTTGGAATAATAAAcatatttcatcaattcaaGTTTCATTTAAAGAAGCTTTTGGTACTGAAGGTAGAGGAGGTTATTTTGATACCATTGGAATTATTAGAGATGTTATgcaaaatcatttattacAAGTTTTAACTTTATTAACTATGGAAAGACCAGTTTCATTTGATCCTGAAGCTGTTAGAGATGAAAAAGTTAAAGTTTTAAAAgcttttgataatattgatgtTAATGATGTTATATTGGGTCAATATACTAAATCAGAAGATGGTACCAAACCAGGTTATTTAGATGATAAAACGGTGAATCCTGATTCTAAAGCTGTTACTTATGCTGCTTTTAGAGTAAACATTCATAATGAAAGATGGGATGGTGTTCCAATTGTTTTACGTGCTGGTAAAGCTTTAGATGAAAGTAAAGTTGAAATtagaattcaatttaaacCTGTTGCTAAAGGAATGtttaaagaaattcaaAGAAATGAATTAGTTATTAGAATACAACCAAATGAAgcaatttatttaaaaattaattcaaaGATCCCCGGGATTTCTACTGAAACTTCTTTAACTGATTTAGATTTAACTTATGCTACTCGTTATTCAAAAGATTTTTGGATTCCAGAAGCTTATGAAGCTTTAATTAGAGATTGTTATTTAGGTAATCATTCTAATTTTGTTAGagatgatgaattggatGTTTCTTGGAAATTATTTACTCCATTATTAAAAGCAGTTGAAGATCCTGCtaataaaatagaattaCAATATTATCCTTATGGTTCAAAAGGTCCAAAAGATTtaagaaaatatttgaaagatCATGGTTATATATTTAGTGATCCAGGTACTTATCAATGGCCATTAACTAGTCCTAATGTTAAAGGGAAAATTTAA
- a CDS encoding kexin precursor, putative (Similar to C. albicans KEX2;~Similar to S. cerevisiae KEX2) has translation MLPIKLLIFLVGYLLSPTLQQQYQQIPPRDYENKNYFLIELNTTNSQKPLIDFINHYKGHYNFEHQLSSLDNHYVFSIDKSHPHNSFLGNHNSNEFNLIKRELGFEQDYEELISQVESIHWLPMKKLSKRIPVPIEMEQKEEEIMADRDDNDNTNNEQAINEAHKKLAQIASKLEIHDPEFTTQWHLINLKYPGHDVNVTGLWLEDILGQGIVTALVDDGVDAESEDIKQNFNSKGSWDFNNNGKSPLPRLFDDYHGTRCAGEIAAVKNDVCGIGVAWKSQVSGIRILSGPITSSDEADAMVYGLDTNDIYSCSWGPTDNGKVLSEPELIVKKAMIKGIQQGRDKKGAIYVFASGNGGRFGDSCNFDGYTNSIYSITVGAIDYKGLHPQYSEACSAVMVVTYSSGSGEHIHTTDIKKKCSATHGGTSAAAPLASGIYSLILSANPNLTWRDVQYISVLSATPINENDGNYQTTALNRKYSHKYGYGKTDAYKMVHFAKNWKNVKPQAWYYSDVIEVNETINTAPQQSPTKRDSDSDSNSNSNSKSNNKIIHSSVKVTEKDLKIMNVERVEHITVKVNIDSTYRGRVGMRIISPTGVISDLATFRINDASSRGFQNWTFMSVAHWGETGIGEWKVEVFVDDSKGDNVEIKFKDWQFRIFGESIDGDKAEIYDITKDYAAVRRELLEKEKQGDKSSTTTTIASSSTSSESDQKTTTSAQNNESTTSISQSENESASSSLSQEQQQPTESNSDSDSDTDTDSTDENKQEGDSNNDDNDNDNKKAKSDNTGFYLMSIAVVGFIAVLLVMKFHKTPGSGRRYRRRDGYEFDIIPGEDYSDSDDDDEEGDDDSDTRGNRHDDDSFDLGHRNDQRVLSSQQRQYDRQQDEARDRLFDDFNAESLPDYENDMFKIGDEDEEEEGQKHQTTTTNNSEGNSETSTKKSDGDIKDKDKDVVSTQ, from the coding sequence ATGTTGCCAATTAAATTACTAATATTCCTAGTAggttatttattatcaccaactttacaacaacaatatcaacaaattccTCCTCGAGattatgaaaataaaaattatttcttaattgaattaaatacTACTAATTCTCAAAAAcctttaattgattttataaatCATTACAAGGGTcattataattttgaacatcaattatcatcattagatAATCATTATGTTTTCAGTATTGATAAATCTCATCCTCATAATTCATTCTTGGGGAATCATAATTctaatgaatttaatttaattaaacgAGAATTAGGTTTTGAACAAGATtatgaagaattaatttCTCAAGTTGAATCTATTCATTGGTTACCTATGAAAAAACTTTCTAAAAGAATTCCTGTCCCTATTGAAATGgaacaaaaagaagaagaaataatgGCTGATcgtgatgataatgataatactaataatgaaCAAGCAATTAATGAAGCACATAAAAAATTAGCACAAATTGCGTCTAAATTAGAAATTCATGATCCAGAATTCACTACTCAATGgcatttaatcaatttgaaatatccTGGTCATGATGTTAATGTCACTGGTCTTTGGTTAGAAGATATTTTAGGTCAAGGTATAGTTACTGCATTAGTTGATGATGGAGTTGATGCTGAAAGTGAAgatattaaacaaaattttaattcaaaaGGATCATGggattttaataataatgggaAATCACCTTTACCAAGACTATTTGATGATTATCATGGTACTAGATGTGCTGGAGAAATAGCTGCTGTTAAAAATGATGTTTGTGGTATTGGAGTAGCATGGAAATCTCAAGTAAGTGGTATTAGAATTTTATCTGGTCCTATTACTTCATCTGATGAAGCTGATGCTATGGTATATGGATTAGATACTAATGATATttattcttgttcttgGGGTCCTACTGATAATGGGAAAGTATTATCTGAACCAGAATTAATTGTGAAAAAAGCCATGATAAAGGGAATTCAACAAGGTCGAGATAAAAAGGGAGCCATTTATGTTTTCGCTTCGGGGAATGGGGGTAGATTTGGTGATTCATGTAATTTTGATGGATATactaattcaatttattcaattacaGTTGGTGCCATTGATTATAAAGGTTTACATCCCCAATATTCTGAAGCTTGTTCTGCTGTTATGGTAGTAACTTATTCTTCTGGATCAGGTGAACATATTCATACTACtgatatcaaaaaaaaatgttctGCTACGCATGGTGGTACATCTGCTGCTGCTCCTTTAGCTAGTGGgatttattcattaatattatcagCAAATCCTAATTTAACTTGGAGAGATGTTCAATATATTTCTGTATTAAGTGCCACTCctataaatgaaaatgatggTAATTATCAAACTACTGCATTGAATAGAAAATATTCTCATAAATATGGTTATGGTAAAACTGATGCTTATAAAATGGTTCATTTTGctaaaaattggaaaaatgtTAAACCTCAAGCTTGGTATTATAGTGATGTGATTGAAGTTAATGAAACCATCAATACTGCACCACAACAATCTCCAACTAAACGTGATTCTGATTCTGattctaattctaattctaattctaaATCTAATAACAAGATTATTCATTCATCAGTTAAAGTTACtgaaaaagatttgaaaattatgaaTGTTGAAAGAGTTGAACATATTACTGTTAAAGTGAATATTGATTCTACTTATAGAGGTAGAGTTGGAATGAGAATTATTTCTCCCACAGGGGTTATTAGTGATTTAGCAACATTTAGAATTAATGATGCTTCAAGTAGAggatttcaaaattggaCATTTATGTCAGTGGCTCATTGGGGGGAAACTGGTATTGGTGAATGGAAAGTTGAAGTTTTCGTTGATGATTCAAAAGGTGATAAtgttgaaattaaatttaaagatTGGCAATTTAGAATATTTGGCGAATCAATTGATGGTGATAAAGCAGAAATTTATGATATAACTAAAGATTATGCTGCTGTAAGAAgagaattattagaaaaggaaaaacaaGGGGATAAGTCtagcaccaccaccactattGCCAGTAGTAGCACTAGTAGTGAATCTGATCAAAAAACTACTACCCTGGCacaaaataatgaatcGACAACCAGTATTAGTCAATCTGAAAATGAATCTGCATCTTCAAGCTTATctcaagaacaacaacaaccaactGAATCAAATTCTGATTCTGATTCTGATACCGATACCGATTCTACCgatgaaaataaacaagaagGAGATAGCAATAATGATGACAACGACAACGACAACAAGAAAGCCAAATCTGATAATACAGGGTTTTATCTTATGTCAATTGCTGTAGTTGGATTTATTGCAGTATTATTAGTTATGAAATTCCATAAAACTCCAGGAAGTGGTCGTCGTTATAGAAGAAGAGATGGTtatgaatttgatattattcCTGGTGAAGATTATAGTGATTctgacgatgatgatgaggaaGGGGATGATGATTCAGATACTAGAGGCAATCGccatgatgatgattcatttgatttaggTCATAGAAATGATCAAAGAGTATTATCTTCACAACAACGACAATATGATAGACAACAAGATGAAGCTAGAGATCgattatttgatgattttaatgCTGAAAGTTTACCTGattatgaaaatgatatgtttaaaattggtgatgaagatgaagaagaggagGGGCAAAAACATCAAACAACGACGACAAACAACTCAGAAGGTAATTCAGAAACTTCCACTAAAAAGAGCGACGGTGACATTAAAGATAAGGATAAGGATGTTGTTAGTACACAGTAA
- a CDS encoding integral membrane protein, putative (Similar to S. cerevisiae YTP1;~Similar to C. albicans YTP1), giving the protein MNKSYFNYSTFLIILSSLLLINADDNNHDGMSMDMDDSSSSRPEFHPINPGSKTFHWLLSLFILLILPSISTSLAIANKLHWSLFLQYISTCYSIFESIFLDFPDNINNHENKTSKGTSWFLSILLGLTIFIGTFINGSNLIINKFYPNLTRFTVNYEYGFSYKLYKILSFLTVLTGWVRVCMAPIALFGFCYDKHTGQCIAHGIMGSAFILYSFILSLVLVVPWIRKHQLMTTPNGGSGGNTGLSQEFYDSTVMMVWGIVNTFTEHRWGRENWSMGDYQHTAMGIIWWSGGLLGMYLSRKNHHRSFIPALLLIFTGYSMSQHSQHLMISTKVHSVFGIALMGAGITRIIEISFLLKDKSCHPSGQILSFQYFPPFCLTLAGILFMGATEEQLQLVHDLGSDHSAYILVVSAAAFMIFLWIQLLIMFYLRLVGYNEDGELGLQGQGQGHHQYQSVDVEEFELGDISDDYEEEGSGSTNNHHELDTPSLSDDRNKD; this is encoded by the coding sequence ATGAATAAACTGTACTTCAATTATTCAAcatttctaataattttatccctgttattattaatcaatgccgatgataataatcatGACGGTATGTCAATGGATATGGATgattcttcatcttcaagACCAGAATTCCATCCTATAAATCCTGGTTCGAAAACTTTCCATTGGTTATTaagtttatttatattgttaATTTTACCATCAATTAGTACTTCATTGGCAATTGCTAATAAACTACATTGGTCATTATTTTTACAATATATTTCAACTTGTTATAGTATATTTGAATCGATATTTTTAGATTTCCCagataatattaataatcatgaaaataaaacatcAAAGGGGACAAGTTGgtttttatcaatattattaggtttaacaatttttattggtacatttattaatggtagtaatttaattattaataaattttatcCTAATTTAACTAGGTTTACTGTTAATTATGAATATGGATTTAGTTATAAACTTTataaaattttatcatttttaacAGTATTAACAGGATGGGTTAGAGTTTGTATGGCACCAATTGCATTATTTGGATTTTGTTATGATAAACATACTGGTCAATGTATTGCTCATGGTATAATGGGTTCAgcatttatattatattcatttattttatcattagTATTAGTTGTACCTTGGATTAGAAAACATCAGTTAATGACCACACCTAATGGTGGCAGTGGTGGTAACACTGGATTGTCACAAGAATTTTATGATTCTACCGTTATGATGGTTTGGGGGATTGTTAATACTTTTACTGAGCATCGTTGGGGTCGTGAAAATTGGAGTATGGGAGATTATCAACATACTGCCATGGGGATAATTTGGTGGAGTGGAGGATTATTAGGAATGTATTTATCTCggaaaaatcatcatcgaTCATTTATCCCagctttattattaattttcaCTGGTTATTCAATGTCTCAACATAGTCAACATTTAATGATATCAACTAAAGTTCATTCAGTTTTTGGTATTGCTTTAATGGGAGCTGGTATaacaagaattattgaaatactgtttttattaaaagataAATCTTGTCATCCACTGGGtcaaattttatcatttcaATATTTCCCTCCATTTTGTTTAACTTTAGCTGGGATTTTATTTATGGGAGCAACTGAAgaacaattacaattggTTCATGATTTAGGTTCAGATCATTCAGCTtatattttggtggtttCTGCGGCTGCTTTTATGATTTTCCTTTGGATTCAACTTTTAATAATGTTTTATTTACGATTAGTAGGGTATAATGAAGATGGAGAGTTGGGACTACAGGGACAGGGTCAAggtcatcatcaatatcaaagtGTAGatgttgaagaatttgagtTGGGTGATATTAGTGATGATTATGAGGAAGAAGGCAGTGGCAGTACCAATAATCATCATGAATTGGATACTCCTTCATTGTCTGATGATAGAAATAAAGATTAG